The following proteins are co-located in the Rattus norvegicus strain BN/NHsdMcwi chromosome X, GRCr8, whole genome shotgun sequence genome:
- the Rbm10 gene encoding RNA-binding protein 10 isoform X3, giving the protein MRNKSSGQSRGFAFVEFSHLQDATRWMEANQHSLNILGQKVSMHYSDPKPKINEDWLCNKCGVQNFKRREKCFKCGVPKSEAEQKLPLGTRLDQQALPLGGRELSQGLLPLPQPYQAQGVLTSQALSQGSEPSSENANDTIILRNLNPHSTMDSILGALAPYAVLSSSNVRVIKDKQTQLNRGFAFIQLSTIVEAAQLLQILQALHPPLTIDGKTINVEFAKGSKRDMASNEGSRINAASVASTAIAAAQWAISQASQGGESTWAAPEEPPVDYSYYQQDEGYGSSQGTDSLYAHGYLKNTKGPGMTGTKGDTSGAGPETSLEGGTDSVSLQAFSRAQPGAAPGLYQQSAEGSSGQGTATNSQSYTIMSPAVLKSELQSPTHPSSALPPATSPTAPESYSQYPVPDVSTYQYDETSGYYYDPQTGLYYDPNSQYYYNAQSQQYLYWDGERRTYIPALEQSADGHKDTGASSKEGKEKKEKHKTKTAQQIAKDMERWARSLNKQKENFKNSFQPISALRDDERRESATADAGYAILEKKGALAERQHTSMDLPKLASDDRPSPPRGLVAAYSGESDSEEEQERGGPEREEKLTDWQKLACLLCRRQFPSKEALIRHQQLSGLHKQNLEIHRRAHLSENELEALEKNDMEQMKYRDRAAERREKYGIPEPPEPKRRKYGGISTASVDFEQPTRDGLGSDNIGSRMLQAMGWKEGSGLGRKKQGIVTPIEAQTRVRGSGLGARGSSYGVTSTESYKETLHKTMVTRFNEAQ; this is encoded by the exons AAGCCAATCAG CATTCCCTCAACATCCTGGGCCAGAAGGTATCCATGCATTACAGCGACCCCAAGCCCAAGATCAATGAGGACTGGCTGTGTAATAAG TGTGGTGTCCAGAACTTCAAGCGCCGAGAGAAGTGCTTCAAATGCGGTGTGCCCAAATCAG AAGCAGAGCAGAAGCTACCCCTTGGCACTCGACTGGATCAGCAGGCACTACCGTTGGGTGGGCGGGAGCTAAGCCAGGGCCTACTCCCACTGCCGCAGCCCTACCAGGCCCAGGGAGTGCTGACCTCGCAAGCCTTGTCACAGGGCTCAGAGCCAAGCTCCGAGAATGCCAATGACA CCATTATTTTACGCAACCTGAACCCACACAGCACTATGGATTCCATCCTCGGGGCCCTAGCACCCTATGCGGTGCTGTCCTCTTCCAATGTTCGTGTTATCAAGGACAAGCAGACCCAGCTGAACCGAGGCTTCGCCTTCATCCAGCTCTCCACCATCGTG GAAGCAGCCCAGCTGCTACAGATCCTTCAGGCCCTACACCCTCCGCTCACCATCGATGGCAAGACCATCAACGTGGAGTTTGCCAAGGGCTCTAAGAG GGATATGGCCTCCAATGAAGGCAGTCGCATCAATGCTGCCTCTGTGGCCAGCACTGCCATTGCTGCTGCCCAGTGGGCAATCTCACAG GCCTCCCAGGGTGGGGAGAGTACCTGGGCTGCCCCCGAGGAGCCACCAGTTGACTACAGCTACTACCAACAGGATGAGGGCTATGGCAGCAGCCAGGGAACAGATTCCCTCTATGCCCATGGCTACCTTAAGAATACCAAGGGCCCTGGCATGACTGGGACCAAAGGGGACACATCTGGAGCAG gTCCTGAGACCTCCCTTGAGGGTGGGACAGACTCTGTGTCACTGCAGGCTTTCTCTCGAGCCCAGCCTGGTGCTGCCCCTGGACTCTATCAGCAATCAGCTGAGGGGAGCAGTGGCCAGGGCACTGCTACCAACAGCCAG TCATATACCATCATGTCACCTGCTGTGCTCAAGTCTGAGCTCCAGAGCCCTACTCATCCCAGCTCTGCCTTACCACCGGCCACCAGTCCCACTGCCCCAGAGTCCTACAGCCAGTACC CTGTTCCTGATGTCTCTACTTACCAATATGATGAGACATCTGGCTACTACTATGACCCCCAGACTGGTCTATACTATGATCCCAACTCCCAG TATTACTACAATGCTCAGAGTCAGCAGTACCTATACTGGGATGGGGAGCGGCGGACCTACATACCTGCCTTGGAGCAGTCTGCTGATGGACATAAGGACACAGGGGCATCATcaaaggagggaaaagagaaaaaagagaagcatAAGACGAAGACGGCCCAACAG ATTGCCAAGGACATGGAGCGGTGGGCCCGCAGTCTcaacaagcaaaaagaaaacttcaaaaacAGCTTCCAGCCTATTAGTGCTCTACGAGATGATGAAAGGCGGGAATCAGCCACTGCAGATGCAGGCTATGCCATccttgagaagaag GGAGCACTAGCTGAAAGACAGCACACCAGCATGGATCTCCCAAAGTTGGCCAGTGATGACCGCCCT AGCCCACCTCGAGGGCTGGTGGCAGCCTATAGTGGAGAGAGTGAcagtgaggaggagcaggagcgaGGGGGTCCTGAGCGGGAAGAAAAGCTCACAGACTGGCAGAAGCTAGCCTGTCTGCTCTGCCGCCGCCAGTTTCCCAGCAAGGAGGCGCTCATCCGGCACCAGCAGCTCTCTGGACTCCACAAG CAAAACCTTGAGATTCATCGACGGGCCCACTTGTCAGAAAATGAATTGGAAGCACTAGAAAAGAATGACATGGAG CAAATGAAGTATCGAGACCGTGCAGCTGAACGCAGAGAGAAGTATGGTATCCCTGAGCCACCAGAGCCCAAACGGAGGAAGTACGGTGGCATATCTACAGCCTCTGT GGACTTTGAACAGCCCACTCGGGATGGATTAGGCAGTGACAACATTGGTAGTCGAATGCTCCAGGCCATGGGCTGGAAAGAAGGCAGTGGTCTGGGCCGCAAGAAGCAGGGCATTGTGACACCCATTGAA GCCCAAACACGTGTTCGAGGTTCTGGCCTGGGTGCCCGGGGAAGTTCCTATGGGGTCACCTCAACAGAATCCTACAAGGAGACACTGCACAAGACAATGGTGACCCGCTTCAATGAAGCCCAGTGA
- the Rbm10 gene encoding RNA-binding protein 10 isoform X4: MHYSDPKPKINEDWLCNKCGVQNFKRREKCFKCGVPKSEAEQKLPLGTRLDQQALPLGGRELSQGLLPLPQPYQAQGVLTSQALSQGSEPSSENANDTIILRNLNPHSTMDSILGALAPYAVLSSSNVRVIKDKQTQLNRGFAFIQLSTIVEAAQLLQILQALHPPLTIDGKTINVEFAKGSKRDMASNEGSRINAASVASTAIAAAQWAISQASQGGESTWAAPEEPPVDYSYYQQDEGYGSSQGTDSLYAHGYLKNTKGPGMTGTKGDTSGAGPETSLEGGTDSVSLQAFSRAQPGAAPGLYQQSAEGSSGQGTATNSQSYTIMSPAVLKSELQSPTHPSSALPPATSPTAPESYSQYPVPDVSTYQYDETSGYYYDPQTGLYYDPNSQYYYNAQSQQYLYWDGERRTYIPALEQSADGHKDTGASSKEGKEKKEKHKTKTAQQIAKDMERWARSLNKQKENFKNSFQPISALRDDERRESATADAGYAILEKKGALAERQHTSMDLPKLASDDRPSPPRGLVAAYSGESDSEEEQERGGPEREEKLTDWQKLACLLCRRQFPSKEALIRHQQLSGLHKQNLEIHRRAHLSENELEALEKNDMEQMKYRDRAAERREKYGIPEPPEPKRRKYGGISTASVDFEQPTRDGLGSDNIGSRMLQAMGWKEGSGLGRKKQGIVTPIEAQTRVRGSGLGARGSSYGVTSTESYKETLHKTMVTRFNEAQ; encoded by the exons ATGCATTACAGCGACCCCAAGCCCAAGATCAATGAGGACTGGCTGTGTAATAAG TGTGGTGTCCAGAACTTCAAGCGCCGAGAGAAGTGCTTCAAATGCGGTGTGCCCAAATCAG AAGCAGAGCAGAAGCTACCCCTTGGCACTCGACTGGATCAGCAGGCACTACCGTTGGGTGGGCGGGAGCTAAGCCAGGGCCTACTCCCACTGCCGCAGCCCTACCAGGCCCAGGGAGTGCTGACCTCGCAAGCCTTGTCACAGGGCTCAGAGCCAAGCTCCGAGAATGCCAATGACA CCATTATTTTACGCAACCTGAACCCACACAGCACTATGGATTCCATCCTCGGGGCCCTAGCACCCTATGCGGTGCTGTCCTCTTCCAATGTTCGTGTTATCAAGGACAAGCAGACCCAGCTGAACCGAGGCTTCGCCTTCATCCAGCTCTCCACCATCGTG GAAGCAGCCCAGCTGCTACAGATCCTTCAGGCCCTACACCCTCCGCTCACCATCGATGGCAAGACCATCAACGTGGAGTTTGCCAAGGGCTCTAAGAG GGATATGGCCTCCAATGAAGGCAGTCGCATCAATGCTGCCTCTGTGGCCAGCACTGCCATTGCTGCTGCCCAGTGGGCAATCTCACAG GCCTCCCAGGGTGGGGAGAGTACCTGGGCTGCCCCCGAGGAGCCACCAGTTGACTACAGCTACTACCAACAGGATGAGGGCTATGGCAGCAGCCAGGGAACAGATTCCCTCTATGCCCATGGCTACCTTAAGAATACCAAGGGCCCTGGCATGACTGGGACCAAAGGGGACACATCTGGAGCAG gTCCTGAGACCTCCCTTGAGGGTGGGACAGACTCTGTGTCACTGCAGGCTTTCTCTCGAGCCCAGCCTGGTGCTGCCCCTGGACTCTATCAGCAATCAGCTGAGGGGAGCAGTGGCCAGGGCACTGCTACCAACAGCCAG TCATATACCATCATGTCACCTGCTGTGCTCAAGTCTGAGCTCCAGAGCCCTACTCATCCCAGCTCTGCCTTACCACCGGCCACCAGTCCCACTGCCCCAGAGTCCTACAGCCAGTACC CTGTTCCTGATGTCTCTACTTACCAATATGATGAGACATCTGGCTACTACTATGACCCCCAGACTGGTCTATACTATGATCCCAACTCCCAG TATTACTACAATGCTCAGAGTCAGCAGTACCTATACTGGGATGGGGAGCGGCGGACCTACATACCTGCCTTGGAGCAGTCTGCTGATGGACATAAGGACACAGGGGCATCATcaaaggagggaaaagagaaaaaagagaagcatAAGACGAAGACGGCCCAACAG ATTGCCAAGGACATGGAGCGGTGGGCCCGCAGTCTcaacaagcaaaaagaaaacttcaaaaacAGCTTCCAGCCTATTAGTGCTCTACGAGATGATGAAAGGCGGGAATCAGCCACTGCAGATGCAGGCTATGCCATccttgagaagaag GGAGCACTAGCTGAAAGACAGCACACCAGCATGGATCTCCCAAAGTTGGCCAGTGATGACCGCCCT AGCCCACCTCGAGGGCTGGTGGCAGCCTATAGTGGAGAGAGTGAcagtgaggaggagcaggagcgaGGGGGTCCTGAGCGGGAAGAAAAGCTCACAGACTGGCAGAAGCTAGCCTGTCTGCTCTGCCGCCGCCAGTTTCCCAGCAAGGAGGCGCTCATCCGGCACCAGCAGCTCTCTGGACTCCACAAG CAAAACCTTGAGATTCATCGACGGGCCCACTTGTCAGAAAATGAATTGGAAGCACTAGAAAAGAATGACATGGAG CAAATGAAGTATCGAGACCGTGCAGCTGAACGCAGAGAGAAGTATGGTATCCCTGAGCCACCAGAGCCCAAACGGAGGAAGTACGGTGGCATATCTACAGCCTCTGT GGACTTTGAACAGCCCACTCGGGATGGATTAGGCAGTGACAACATTGGTAGTCGAATGCTCCAGGCCATGGGCTGGAAAGAAGGCAGTGGTCTGGGCCGCAAGAAGCAGGGCATTGTGACACCCATTGAA GCCCAAACACGTGTTCGAGGTTCTGGCCTGGGTGCCCGGGGAAGTTCCTATGGGGTCACCTCAACAGAATCCTACAAGGAGACACTGCACAAGACAATGGTGACCCGCTTCAATGAAGCCCAGTGA